From the Elstera cyanobacteriorum genome, one window contains:
- a CDS encoding M14 family metallopeptidase, protein MAPISALIDQNFHGGAITVVSTEDVRAIELRLRPDNASDFAQWFYFRVYAPRGVEQVLHIRGVETAAFPKGWPDYRACVSADGQDWRRTDTSYDGSTLTIRHTPTTDVTAYAYFAPYSAEDTQRLIGTAARDPRVSVDILGYSLENAPIQRLIVKDPANKAGHPPLWLIARQHPGETMSGYFLEGFLARLLDPTDSAARALLATVDVHIVPDINPDGSRRGNLRTNFAGANLNREWDRATPEYSPEALAVRTALEATGAAQLLDLHGDEGLPYVHFIPADMPGDLLDRRAKFESALMVANADFQTEHSSTLGGPNNPRLLSHWATRNLGCLALTLEMPFKDNANRPDPIYGWSPARSRRLGVDMLSACVVDLVK, encoded by the coding sequence ATGGCCCCGATTTCGGCCCTCATCGACCAGAATTTCCACGGCGGCGCCATTACTGTCGTTTCGACAGAGGATGTGCGCGCCATTGAGCTGCGCCTGCGCCCGGATAATGCGTCGGACTTCGCGCAATGGTTCTACTTCCGCGTTTACGCGCCGCGCGGGGTGGAACAGGTGCTGCATATTCGCGGCGTTGAAACGGCGGCTTTCCCGAAAGGCTGGCCCGATTACCGCGCCTGCGTGTCCGCCGATGGGCAGGATTGGCGGCGGACGGACACCAGCTATGATGGGTCGACGCTAACCATCCGCCACACGCCGACCACCGATGTCACGGCTTATGCCTATTTCGCCCCCTATTCGGCGGAAGATACCCAGCGGCTGATCGGCACTGCCGCGCGCGATCCGCGTGTCTCGGTCGATATTCTCGGCTATTCGCTTGAAAATGCGCCGATCCAACGGTTGATCGTCAAAGACCCGGCCAATAAAGCCGGGCACCCGCCGCTGTGGCTGATCGCCCGCCAGCATCCAGGCGAAACCATGAGCGGCTATTTCCTCGAAGGCTTCCTCGCCCGCCTGCTCGATCCGACCGATAGCGCCGCCCGCGCCCTGCTGGCCACCGTCGATGTGCATATTGTGCCGGACATCAACCCAGACGGCTCGCGCCGGGGCAATCTGCGCACCAATTTTGCGGGCGCCAACCTGAACCGCGAATGGGACCGCGCGACGCCGGAGTATAGCCCGGAGGCGCTGGCAGTGCGCACGGCGCTGGAAGCCACCGGCGCAGCGCAGCTTCTCGATTTGCACGGCGATGAGGGGCTGCCCTATGTGCATTTCATCCCCGCCGATATGCCGGGCGACCTGCTGGACCGCCGCGCCAAGTTTGAAAGCGCGTTGATGGTCGCCAATGCCGATTTCCAGACCGAACATAGTTCCACACTCGGCGGGCCGAATAATCCGCGCCTTCTGTCCCATTGGGCGACGCGCAACCTCGGCTGTTTGGCGCTGACCCTCGAAATGCCGTTCAAAGATAACGCCAACCGCCCAGACCCGATCTACGGCTGGTCGCCCGCCCGTTCCCGCCGGTTAGGCGTCGATATGCTATCGGCCTGTGTGGTCGATTTGGTGAAGTAA
- a CDS encoding DUF3293 domain-containing protein codes for MLPPLPDPLRDAWSATRYMFAARGALYEARVGQISPAISRFLTEQSVEAGVFLSAFNPGLPAPGDAMTEMYPQLTPTENAARLEMLWGELGQRGGRWFPHVGLPDDPAWPPEEGAFILEDANTDILGLARHLRQRAYTRIVRNQPAILELVPLAQE; via the coding sequence ATGCTGCCACCGCTGCCCGATCCCTTGCGCGACGCTTGGTCTGCGACCCGCTATATGTTCGCGGCGCGCGGCGCCCTGTATGAAGCGCGCGTCGGGCAGATCAGCCCAGCGATCAGCCGGTTTCTAACCGAACAGTCGGTCGAGGCGGGCGTGTTCCTTTCCGCCTTCAATCCGGGCCTGCCCGCGCCGGGCGACGCGATGACGGAGATGTATCCCCAACTCACCCCCACCGAAAACGCCGCCCGGCTGGAAATGCTGTGGGGCGAATTGGGGCAGCGCGGGGGCCGCTGGTTTCCCCACGTCGGCCTGCCCGACGATCCCGCCTGGCCGCCCGAAGAAGGCGCCTTCATTTTAGAAGACGCTAATACCGATATCCTCGGCCTCGCCCGCCATTTGCGGCAGCGGGCCTATACGCGCATCGTGCGGAACCAACCCGCAATCTTAGAACTCGTGCCCTTGGCTCAGGAGTAG
- the thyX gene encoding FAD-dependent thymidylate synthase: protein MPLSDTQRAEIETARAARFETRRATVPDLEDMLFQALPVLDHGFVRVIDYMGDDAAVVQAARVSYGRGTRKVSEDKALIKYLMRHRHSTPFEMCEIKYHVKLPIFVARQWIRHRTANVNEISARYSILDKEFYLPRPEDLAAQSAQNRQGRGEVLEAEQAAHVLDLLRDDAERTYRNYEWMLNEDDSADHDPHRAGLARELARMNLTLNTYTQWYWKTDLHNLLHFLSLRADPHAQYEIRVYAEAMLESVKAWVPGCYEAFCDYRLGAVSLSAGMLAVVKRLLAGENVTQENSGLGKREWTELMISLDRPAA from the coding sequence ATGCCCTTGTCCGACACGCAACGCGCCGAAATTGAAACCGCGCGCGCCGCCCGCTTCGAAACCCGCCGCGCCACGGTCCCCGATCTGGAAGACATGCTATTCCAAGCCCTGCCGGTGCTGGATCACGGTTTCGTGCGGGTGATCGACTATATGGGCGACGATGCCGCCGTGGTGCAGGCGGCGCGGGTGTCCTACGGGCGCGGCACGCGCAAAGTGTCGGAAGATAAGGCACTGATCAAATATCTGATGCGCCACCGCCATTCGACGCCGTTCGAAATGTGCGAAATTAAATATCACGTCAAACTGCCGATCTTCGTCGCGCGGCAATGGATTCGCCACCGTACGGCGAATGTGAACGAGATTTCGGCGCGCTATTCGATCCTCGATAAAGAATTCTACCTGCCCCGGCCCGAAGATTTGGCGGCGCAATCGGCCCAGAACCGCCAGGGACGCGGTGAGGTGCTAGAGGCGGAACAGGCCGCCCACGTGCTCGATCTGCTGCGTGACGATGCCGAACGCACCTACCGCAATTACGAGTGGATGCTGAACGAGGACGACAGCGCCGACCATGACCCGCACCGGGCGGGCTTGGCGCGCGAGCTTGCCCGCATGAACCTAACCCTCAATACCTATACCCAATGGTATTGGAAAACCGATCTGCACAATCTGCTGCATTTCCTGTCGCTGCGCGCCGATCCGCACGCCCAATATGAAATCCGCGTTTATGCCGAAGCGATGCTGGAAAGCGTGAAAGCCTGGGTGCCGGGGTGCTATGAGGCTTTCTGCGATTATCGCTTGGGCGCCGTCTCGCTATCAGCCGGGATGCTGGCGGTGGTGAAGCGCCTGCTGGCCGGGGAAAATGTCACCCAGGAAAACAGCGGCCTCGGCAAGCGCGAGTGGACCGAACTCATGATCTCCCTAGACCGTCCGGCAGCCTAA
- a CDS encoding CDGSH iron-sulfur domain-containing protein — MSVSPLKEPITVSLKAGETYWWCRCGRSAKQPFCDGSHAGTGLAPMQFKPTADMPVRFCGCKATKKPPFCDGSHLDL, encoded by the coding sequence GTGTCCGTTTCTCCCCTGAAAGAACCGATCACCGTTTCCCTCAAGGCCGGGGAAACCTATTGGTGGTGCCGCTGCGGACGCAGCGCCAAACAGCCGTTCTGCGACGGCTCCCACGCCGGGACGGGACTTGCGCCGATGCAGTTTAAGCCAACCGCCGATATGCCCGTGCGCTTTTGCGGCTGTAAGGCCACGAAGAAGCCGCCCTTCTGCGATGGGAGCCATCTCGATTTATAA
- a CDS encoding ABC transporter ATP-binding protein: MRLLNPAAPLRRLYRYGFRHRAQMRWAVFCSIMNKLCDLAPEILIGAAVDVVVRRDQSFLASAGLVDPVWQVGLLGVLTLLVWGGESLFQYLYQVAWRNLAQTMQHELRLDAFAHVQKLDMAFFEDRSTGSLVSILNDDINQLERFLDDGANRILQISTGCLGVGAVFFAIQPTIAVLSMLPMPFIIAGSFWFQYKAEPLYAEVREKAGLISARLANSLTGIATIKSYTAEDREAVGLAADSDTYRKANGAAIKLSSAFIPVVRMGVLAGFMVTLVYGGWLALEGSLAIGAYSVLIFLSQRLLWPLTEMGSTVDLYQRAMASTRRVLDLIDTPAPALDQGQPLAVADVKGDIRFDGVSFAYAGRDRVLEDVSAHIPAGTVAAFIGTTGSGKSTLAKLLMRFYEPARGQVLLDGVPIATLRLHDLRRAIGFVSQDVFLFDGTIAENIAYGAIGRAGPVDAAEIERVAKLAEAHEFITSLPQGYDTLVGERGQKLSGGQRQRLSLARAILKDAPILVLDEATSAVDNETEAAIQRSLETIAIGRTTLVIAHRLTTIRHADQVFTVEDGRIACVRGRVG; encoded by the coding sequence ATGCGCCTGCTGAACCCCGCCGCCCCCCTGCGCCGCCTGTACCGCTACGGCTTCCGCCACCGCGCCCAAATGCGTTGGGCGGTGTTCTGTTCGATCATGAACAAGCTCTGCGATCTCGCGCCGGAAATTTTGATCGGCGCGGCGGTCGATGTGGTGGTGCGGCGCGATCAATCGTTTTTGGCTTCGGCGGGCTTGGTCGATCCGGTCTGGCAGGTCGGGCTGCTGGGCGTGCTGACCCTGCTGGTCTGGGGCGGCGAATCGCTGTTCCAATATCTCTATCAGGTCGCCTGGCGGAATTTGGCGCAGACCATGCAGCACGAATTGCGGCTGGATGCTTTCGCCCATGTGCAGAAACTCGATATGGCGTTTTTCGAGGACCGCTCGACCGGCTCGCTGGTCTCGATCCTCAATGACGATATCAACCAGCTCGAACGGTTTCTCGACGACGGCGCCAACCGGATTTTGCAGATCAGCACCGGCTGCCTAGGCGTCGGCGCGGTTTTCTTTGCGATCCAGCCGACGATTGCCGTGCTGTCGATGCTGCCGATGCCCTTCATCATCGCGGGCAGCTTCTGGTTTCAATATAAGGCCGAGCCGCTGTATGCCGAGGTGCGCGAAAAAGCCGGACTGATTTCCGCCCGTCTCGCCAATAGCCTAACCGGCATCGCGACGATCAAAAGCTATACGGCCGAAGACCGCGAGGCCGTGGGGCTGGCGGCGGATAGTGATACCTACCGTAAGGCCAATGGCGCCGCGATCAAACTGTCGTCGGCCTTCATTCCCGTGGTGCGCATGGGCGTTCTTGCGGGCTTTATGGTCACCCTGGTCTATGGCGGCTGGCTCGCGCTCGAGGGAAGCCTTGCGATCGGGGCCTATTCGGTGCTGATTTTCCTGTCGCAGCGCCTGCTGTGGCCGCTGACCGAAATGGGATCGACGGTCGATCTCTATCAGCGGGCGATGGCCTCCACCCGCCGCGTGCTCGACCTGATCGACACGCCCGCGCCCGCCCTGGATCAGGGCCAGCCGCTGGCCGTGGCCGACGTGAAGGGCGATATCCGCTTCGATGGGGTTTCTTTCGCGTACGCCGGGCGCGACCGGGTGCTGGAGGATGTTTCCGCCCATATTCCGGCGGGCACCGTCGCCGCCTTCATCGGTACCACCGGGTCGGGCAAGAGCACGCTGGCGAAGCTCCTCATGCGCTTTTACGAACCGGCACGCGGGCAGGTGCTGCTCGATGGGGTGCCGATTGCCACCTTGCGCTTGCACGATCTGCGACGGGCAATCGGTTTCGTCAGCCAGGATGTGTTTTTGTTCGATGGAACGATTGCCGAGAATATCGCCTATGGCGCCATTGGCCGCGCCGGGCCAGTCGATGCGGCGGAAATCGAGCGCGTCGCCAAACTGGCGGAGGCCCATGAGTTCATCACCAGCCTGCCGCAGGGCTATGACACGCTGGTTGGGGAGCGCGGGCAAAAACTCTCCGGCGGGCAGCGCCAACGCCTTTCCCTCGCCCGGGCGATCCTCAAAGACGCGCCGATCTTGGTGCTCGACGAGGCGACCAGCGCGGTCGATAACGAGACCGAAGCCGCCATTCAACGCAGCCTCGAAACCATCGCCATCGGCCGCACCACGCTGGTGATCGCCCACCGGCTCACAACGATCCGCCACGCTGATCAGGTGTTCACGGTGGAAGACGGGCGGATTGCCTGCGTGCGGGGACGGGTCGGTTAA
- a CDS encoding methyl-accepting chemotaxis protein, which produces MFRTSTSALLVAVQSVMLTGLILAAGTLAFQAWQKYDLAVEIEESAKLNRALLDGMLAVRAQISLGQTALTADSGPTTRLDPARAAASSAYTAALEAFRTVDLPSKTALLTRLDQSWEAQKRAWPLVTDQFSKPAAQRSLAAADPLWNSVRETVSALEQAGTAVGNRVRAQDPALAEMLRVRDAAWQMRDTYGSQCSLLRANIVQNKPLTPETAARWQQGKGSYGANQALLTEYAARSDVPRALATQIATATRAVSEAQPKMDAFVAGIDGNGPGKVDAETYRDVCNGPFDAIVRVATLALDESVTAAAEQQRGALFGLVPAVTGLVLAIIVSVIGFLAITHRLRQPLQQLMGAIGLLSQRDYQTPVPTLARRDELGRMADALEALRQSAQEAERLAAENTARQEAEMTRARAIHTMSQTFESQAAAALDRILQASDRLGLTSASMRTVASDTSTQAGLVASAAEETSASIQTVAAATEELSTSIAEISQQVTQSADLARTAASRAETTNETVEALSDGAQKIGDVVKLISAIAAQTNLLALNATIEAARAGDAGKGFAVVAAEVKNLASQTARATDEISSQVMHIQATTEDAVGAIRSITQMIGRISEGTSAIAAAVEEQGAATREISSNVQRVAQGTAEVTATIADLAHASGQTGAASQQVETAVETVAKEQDGLRHAVEVYLKGVQAA; this is translated from the coding sequence ATGTTTCGTACTTCGACCTCGGCGCTGCTCGTCGCGGTTCAGTCGGTCATGCTGACCGGGCTGATTCTGGCAGCAGGCACTTTGGCGTTTCAGGCTTGGCAAAAATACGATTTGGCCGTCGAGATCGAGGAAAGCGCAAAACTCAACCGCGCCCTGCTGGATGGGATGCTGGCGGTGCGCGCCCAAATCTCGCTGGGCCAAACGGCCTTGACCGCCGATAGCGGCCCGACAACCCGGCTCGATCCCGCCCGCGCGGCGGCCAGCTCAGCCTATACCGCCGCATTGGAGGCGTTCCGCACGGTCGATCTACCGAGCAAAACGGCGCTTCTAACCCGTTTAGACCAAAGCTGGGAGGCACAGAAACGCGCCTGGCCGCTGGTAACCGATCAGTTCAGCAAACCCGCCGCCCAGCGTAGCCTAGCCGCCGCCGATCCGCTGTGGAATTCGGTGCGCGAAACCGTGAGCGCGCTCGAACAGGCGGGCACCGCCGTCGGCAATCGCGTGCGGGCGCAAGACCCGGCGCTTGCTGAAATGCTGCGGGTCCGCGACGCCGCCTGGCAGATGCGCGATACCTACGGCAGCCAATGTTCGCTGCTGCGCGCCAATATCGTGCAGAACAAGCCCCTTACCCCAGAAACCGCCGCCCGCTGGCAGCAGGGCAAGGGGAGCTATGGCGCAAACCAGGCCTTGTTGACCGAGTACGCCGCCCGCAGCGATGTGCCCCGCGCTCTGGCCACCCAAATCGCGACAGCAACCCGCGCCGTTAGCGAAGCGCAGCCGAAAATGGATGCGTTCGTCGCCGGGATTGACGGCAACGGGCCGGGTAAGGTCGATGCCGAAACCTATCGTGACGTTTGCAACGGACCGTTCGATGCCATCGTCCGCGTCGCCACACTGGCACTGGACGAGTCCGTGACCGCCGCCGCCGAACAGCAACGCGGCGCCCTGTTTGGTCTCGTCCCAGCAGTGACGGGATTGGTTTTGGCGATCATCGTTTCGGTCATCGGCTTCCTGGCCATCACCCACCGCCTGCGCCAGCCGCTGCAACAGTTGATGGGGGCCATCGGCCTTTTATCGCAGCGGGATTACCAAACGCCGGTCCCCACGCTCGCCCGCCGCGATGAATTGGGCCGCATGGCCGACGCGCTGGAAGCCTTGCGCCAAAGCGCACAGGAAGCCGAACGGCTAGCGGCGGAAAATACCGCCCGGCAGGAGGCTGAAATGACCCGCGCCCGCGCTATTCACACGATGAGCCAGACCTTCGAAAGCCAAGCCGCCGCCGCGCTCGACCGGATCCTGCAAGCCTCCGACCGGCTGGGCCTGACCTCTGCCAGCATGCGCACCGTGGCGAGCGATACCAGCACCCAGGCCGGGCTGGTTGCCAGTGCCGCCGAAGAAACCTCCGCCTCCATTCAAACCGTGGCGGCGGCGACCGAAGAGCTTTCGACCTCCATCGCCGAAATCTCGCAGCAGGTGACGCAAAGCGCCGATCTAGCGCGGACCGCCGCCAGCCGAGCGGAAACCACCAATGAGACGGTGGAAGCCCTCAGCGACGGCGCCCAGAAGATCGGCGATGTGGTGAAACTCATTTCCGCCATCGCTGCGCAAACCAACCTGCTGGCGCTGAATGCGACCATCGAAGCCGCGCGCGCGGGCGATGCGGGCAAGGGCTTTGCCGTTGTCGCAGCAGAGGTGAAGAATCTCGCCAGCCAGACGGCGCGCGCGACCGACGAGATTTCCTCGCAGGTCATGCATATTCAAGCGACGACCGAGGACGCCGTTGGCGCCATCCGCAGCATCACTCAGATGATCGGCAGGATTAGCGAAGGCACCTCCGCCATCGCCGCCGCCGTTGAAGAACAGGGCGCCGCAACGCGGGAGATTAGCAGTAACGTCCAGCGCGTGGCACAGGGCACCGCCGAAGTCACCGCCACCATCGCCGACCTCGCCCACGCGAGCGGCCAAACCGGCGCCGCGTCCCAGCAGGTCGAAACCGCCGTCGAAACCGTCGCCAAGGAGCAAGACGGGCTGCGGCACGCGGTGGAAGTCTATTTGAAGGGGGTGCAGGCGGCTTAA
- a CDS encoding MFS transporter — translation MGIPAQRAEGLRAANLWAVQARVFVIFAAGYFLSYLYRTVNAVLAPDLTRDLALSPADLGLLTAAYFMTFALFQVPLGVLLDKYGPRRVESLLLVLAAMGAAGFALAETVPMLILARALIGLGVSACLMAGFKALVQWFPREKLPLWNSVYMVAGGLGAVTAAAPVELALQVTDWRGVFLALAGLTLLAALAIALFVPTPPTDPHAAPTGDSVLAGLKAIYGSALFWRIAPMAAACQGTYLAYQSLWIGPWVRDVQGLERAAAASVVTAAAVGMAGGYLLLGLIAEAARRRGIGPLTVARIGMSLFVLVQISLLLAAPLPPTLSWMLFGGIGSASMLCYAYLSQSMPPHLAGRVNTAVNMLCFVQAFIVQAGIGELVNHLGAPGHAVGLGLCITLEIAALIWGLLRPNRR, via the coding sequence ATGGGCATCCCCGCCCAGCGCGCCGAAGGTCTGCGCGCTGCCAACCTTTGGGCCGTGCAGGCCCGCGTTTTTGTGATTTTCGCGGCAGGATACTTCCTGTCGTACCTCTATCGCACAGTCAATGCCGTGCTGGCGCCGGACCTGACGCGCGATCTTGCGCTGTCCCCCGCCGATCTGGGGCTGCTGACCGCCGCCTACTTCATGACCTTCGCCCTGTTCCAAGTGCCCTTGGGCGTTCTCTTGGACAAATACGGCCCGCGCCGCGTGGAAAGCCTGCTGCTGGTTCTCGCTGCAATGGGGGCCGCCGGTTTCGCTTTGGCCGAGACGGTTCCCATGCTCATCCTCGCCCGCGCCCTCATTGGTCTTGGGGTGTCGGCCTGCCTAATGGCCGGATTTAAGGCGCTGGTGCAATGGTTCCCGCGCGAGAAGCTGCCGCTGTGGAACTCGGTCTATATGGTCGCCGGGGGGCTGGGGGCCGTCACCGCCGCCGCACCCGTGGAACTCGCGCTGCAGGTGACCGACTGGCGCGGCGTTTTCCTAGCGCTCGCCGGATTGACCTTGCTGGCAGCGCTCGCCATCGCCCTCTTCGTCCCAACCCCGCCGACCGATCCGCACGCGGCCCCCACCGGGGATAGCGTCCTGGCCGGGTTGAAGGCGATCTATGGGTCAGCGCTGTTCTGGCGGATTGCCCCTATGGCCGCCGCCTGCCAGGGCACCTATCTCGCCTATCAATCCTTGTGGATCGGCCCGTGGGTGCGCGATGTGCAGGGGCTGGAGCGGGCGGCGGCGGCCAGTGTCGTCACCGCCGCCGCCGTTGGCATGGCCGGGGGCTATCTGCTGCTCGGGCTGATTGCCGAAGCCGCCCGCCGCCGGGGCATCGGCCCACTGACCGTCGCCCGCATCGGTATGAGTCTTTTCGTTCTGGTGCAGATCAGCCTCCTGCTGGCGGCACCGCTGCCGCCCACCCTCTCCTGGATGCTGTTCGGCGGCATCGGCAGCGCCAGCATGCTGTGCTACGCCTATCTCTCGCAATCGATGCCACCGCATTTAGCCGGGCGGGTGAATACTGCCGTGAATATGCTGTGCTTCGTGCAGGCCTTCATCGTGCAAGCGGGCATTGGGGAGTTGGTGAACCATTTAGGCGCCCCCGGCCATGCGGTTGGGCTGGGACTCTGCATCACGCTGGAGATTGCAGCATTAATCTGGGGTTTACTGCGACCAAATCGCAGATAG
- a CDS encoding DUF523 domain-containing protein translates to MGRARVLVSACLLGQKVRYDGGDKQLGDDLIARWGQEGRLVPFCPEVAGGLPTPRPPAEIAPATGRVIDSDGADVTDAFTAGAFLALDTARRMACRFALLTDGSPSCGSNFIYDGSFAGRKIPGAGITARLLRAHGVQVFGPAALSVLAEALAATDRH, encoded by the coding sequence GTGGGCCGCGCCCGCGTTCTGGTGTCCGCCTGTCTGCTCGGCCAGAAAGTTCGTTACGATGGCGGCGATAAGCAGCTTGGCGATGATCTAATCGCCCGCTGGGGGCAGGAAGGGCGCCTGGTTCCCTTTTGCCCGGAAGTCGCGGGCGGCCTGCCGACACCGCGCCCACCCGCCGAAATCGCCCCCGCCACGGGCCGCGTGATCGACAGCGACGGCGCCGATGTGACCGACGCCTTTACCGCCGGGGCCTTCCTCGCACTCGATACCGCCCGGCGCATGGCCTGCCGCTTTGCCCTGCTGACGGACGGAAGCCCGTCCTGCGGTAGTAACTTCATTTATGACGGGTCGTTTGCAGGCCGGAAAATCCCCGGCGCTGGGATTACCGCCCGGCTGCTGCGCGCCCACGGCGTGCAGGTCTTCGGCCCCGCGGCCCTATCAGTCCTGGCCGAGGCTCTGGCGGCCACCGACAGACACTAA
- a CDS encoding SspB family protein has translation MPINLLRYDRMIEEALRGVVRRALRMVAATGLPGSHHFFITFRTTAEGVQIADYLRERYPDEMTIVIQHQFWGLDVTSEQFAITLSFNDVHERLVIPFAAITSFADPAAQFGLQFQQATGASDGEEAEDKSAKAPKAPAVPPTRLPAPALKNETDEPAAEAPKDEGKEGEAKEGSVVFLDQFRRK, from the coding sequence ATGCCCATCAATCTGCTTCGCTACGACCGCATGATCGAAGAAGCATTGCGGGGTGTTGTGCGCCGGGCGCTGCGCATGGTGGCGGCCACGGGCCTGCCGGGATCGCACCATTTCTTCATCACCTTCCGCACCACGGCGGAGGGCGTTCAGATCGCCGACTATCTGCGCGAACGCTACCCGGACGAAATGACCATCGTTATTCAGCACCAGTTCTGGGGCCTGGATGTGACGAGCGAGCAATTCGCCATCACGCTGAGCTTCAACGACGTGCACGAGCGGCTGGTCATTCCGTTCGCCGCGATTACCTCCTTCGCCGATCCCGCCGCGCAGTTCGGTCTGCAATTCCAGCAGGCCACGGGCGCGTCTGACGGGGAAGAAGCCGAAGATAAAAGTGCTAAGGCGCCGAAAGCGCCCGCCGTTCCCCCTACCCGCCTGCCCGCCCCCGCACTCAAGAACGAGACGGACGAACCCGCCGCCGAGGCCCCGAAGGACGAGGGCAAGGAGGGCGAGGCCAAGGAAGGCTCGGTCGTCTTCCTCGACCAGTTCCGCCGCAAGTAA
- a CDS encoding LysR family transcriptional regulator, translated as MPTLDILLLRSFVAVARAGSIRAAAERVGRTQSAVSLQMKRLELLTGEQLFHRTGSGVTLTVSGERLMVGAERILSAHDETLAAIRAKGLQGALSFGCPEDYLTAFLPDLLAHYGRENPEVEIEIICAPTVELRPLLQQKRIDLALVSLPNSAAPEESFRQEPLVWMSNHPDPELLRQPFVPLALSAPETLDHRLARSVMAAAGRPYRITHASNGLAGLLAIARAGLAISVATRAAVPPDLFILEDGLPALPTIGISLAYASARPAPVVTSFGEFLAARLRLPLGG; from the coding sequence ATGCCAACGCTCGACATTCTCTTGCTGCGCAGTTTCGTTGCCGTCGCCCGCGCGGGATCGATCCGCGCGGCGGCGGAGCGCGTTGGGCGCACGCAATCCGCCGTTAGCCTGCAAATGAAGCGGCTAGAACTTTTGACCGGCGAGCAATTATTCCACCGTACCGGGTCCGGCGTGACCCTCACGGTATCCGGCGAACGCCTCATGGTCGGGGCGGAACGCATTCTGTCGGCCCACGACGAAACCCTGGCCGCCATCCGCGCCAAAGGCTTGCAGGGCGCGCTCTCCTTCGGTTGCCCCGAAGATTACCTGACCGCCTTTCTGCCCGACCTGTTGGCGCACTATGGCCGGGAGAACCCGGAGGTCGAGATCGAAATCATCTGCGCCCCGACCGTCGAACTGCGCCCGCTTTTGCAGCAAAAGCGCATCGATCTCGCCCTCGTCTCGCTGCCAAACTCCGCCGCGCCGGAGGAGAGTTTTCGCCAGGAACCTTTAGTGTGGATGAGCAACCACCCCGACCCCGAGCTGCTGCGGCAGCCGTTCGTCCCGCTGGCCCTGTCGGCGCCGGAAACGCTTGATCATCGGCTGGCGCGCAGCGTGATGGCGGCGGCAGGGCGGCCCTATCGCATCACCCATGCCAGCAATGGGCTGGCGGGGCTTTTGGCGATTGCCCGCGCGGGCCTGGCCATCAGCGTCGCCACCCGTGCCGCGGTTCCGCCGGATCTGTTCATTCTCGAAGACGGGCTGCCCGCCTTGCCGACGATCGGCATCAGCCTAGCTTATGCATCGGCGCGCCCGGCGCCGGTGGTTACCTCGTTTGGGGAATTTCTCGCCGCACGCCTGCGTTTGCCCCTTGGCGGTTAG